One window of Fusobacterium polymorphum genomic DNA carries:
- the rnpA gene encoding ribonuclease P protein component produces the protein MNTLKKNGEFQNIYNLGNKYFGNYSLIFFNKNKLEYSRFGFVASKKVGKAFCRNRIKRLFREYIKLNIDKINDNYDIIIVAKKKFGENIEDLKYKDIEKDLNRIFKNSKII, from the coding sequence ATGAATACTTTAAAAAAGAATGGAGAGTTTCAAAATATATACAATCTTGGAAATAAATATTTTGGTAATTACTCTCTTATTTTTTTTAATAAAAATAAGTTAGAATATTCAAGATTTGGTTTTGTTGCAAGTAAAAAAGTAGGAAAAGCTTTTTGTAGAAATAGAATAAAACGACTTTTTAGAGAATATATAAAATTAAATATAGATAAAATAAATGATAATTATGATATAATCATAGTAGCTAAGAAAAAATTTGGAGAAAACATAGAAGATTTAAAATACAAAGATATTGAAAAAGACTTAAATAGAATATTTAAGAATTCTAAGATTATTTAG